The Octadecabacter arcticus 238 genome contains a region encoding:
- a CDS encoding UPF0149 family protein yields MSEIIDNCILDRPTTGDPGRTLLWVDRWAAPLSHNPEAVLELVDTLSDVDTECTDDCLSLIERILDVARMNNENEEPGASHFFQTLAAGLAGRAEAGQLGAESCFSLCQTYLRAGLTPPDQLRTAPDTLEVLERDEMPELPDVAELAEGLVPNGATPFETYNALREIAGAMPVQMTTAFLTQMIGQGDPRMIAVGRYFLLDPVAEMRDAAITGFGLLAESAHVNAALLSDLLLIRNWLSNGEALDALIKTALRREPSGGTIPQPWQLHRVMTSLPDGTGSQSIIGVCSRGSARAVAAAMIKEGHGIKDAYVIPCTSRGDQKTIVEQLEQMMTMHDVSPSYLSPAFRCALGDGLARGAVTAPGFLDVAPMFGIGDVTPQTGGNAALFAAVDPEDELAALSDNRRGRLISKSRDWFSEHDISSSWFVSDATLMEALEEASTVASAKKIVASHLHESRDRWAKLFARSALILRHDCNAPPDAWMSFAALGQALEDGREIKNMPVFEDILRQTLEAAAARALEDDETEWDNEGSEPPDIEPERKGELAKLLKGSPLNPDQIDGYLTAVLIAPEFSSPNEWLMPLMDGIEVKGHGSVQRIFDIVMLRYGALNEAVTLGEIGGDLRDLPPKRFQAWTEGFAQAVDGIKGAWPKRALSRDDKQVLSMIRSSASDSPIPTLKPLLPSWLQMTAVKWQEIL; encoded by the coding sequence ATGTCTGAAATCATTGATAATTGTATCTTGGATCGGCCAACCACAGGTGATCCAGGCAGAACGCTGTTGTGGGTGGATCGATGGGCGGCGCCTCTTTCTCATAATCCCGAAGCAGTTCTGGAGCTCGTCGACACGCTGTCAGATGTTGACACGGAATGCACCGATGATTGTCTTTCCCTTATCGAGCGCATCTTGGACGTGGCGCGTATGAACAATGAAAATGAGGAGCCGGGGGCGAGTCATTTTTTCCAGACCTTGGCGGCGGGCCTCGCAGGGCGGGCTGAGGCGGGTCAGCTTGGTGCCGAGTCCTGCTTCAGTCTCTGCCAGACCTACCTCCGTGCCGGTCTCACCCCTCCCGACCAGCTGCGCACAGCACCAGACACCCTCGAAGTTCTTGAACGGGACGAGATGCCCGAGCTTCCAGACGTCGCGGAGCTCGCGGAAGGGCTTGTCCCTAACGGGGCTACGCCTTTTGAAACCTATAATGCGCTACGTGAAATTGCTGGCGCTATGCCGGTACAAATGACAACGGCATTTCTGACGCAGATGATCGGGCAAGGCGATCCACGCATGATTGCCGTGGGGCGGTACTTTCTGCTCGATCCTGTCGCGGAGATGCGCGATGCGGCCATCACCGGGTTTGGGCTGCTTGCTGAAAGCGCGCATGTGAATGCGGCCTTGCTGTCCGATCTCCTCCTGATCCGTAACTGGCTGTCAAACGGCGAAGCGCTCGATGCGCTGATCAAGACTGCGCTGCGGCGGGAACCTTCAGGCGGAACTATTCCGCAACCTTGGCAGCTTCATCGAGTGATGACGTCGCTTCCTGACGGCACCGGCTCGCAAAGCATTATAGGCGTCTGTAGTCGTGGAAGCGCGCGCGCGGTGGCTGCGGCAATGATTAAGGAAGGACACGGGATAAAGGACGCTTATGTCATTCCATGTACAAGCAGAGGCGATCAGAAAACCATCGTTGAGCAACTTGAACAAATGATGACGATGCATGACGTGTCGCCTTCGTACCTTTCCCCTGCTTTTCGCTGCGCCCTTGGCGACGGGCTGGCGCGCGGTGCAGTGACAGCACCAGGCTTCTTGGATGTCGCTCCAATGTTCGGTATTGGCGATGTAACGCCACAAACTGGGGGGAATGCGGCGCTTTTCGCGGCGGTTGATCCAGAAGATGAGCTCGCGGCTCTATCAGACAATCGCCGGGGCCGGTTAATCAGCAAGAGCAGAGACTGGTTTTCTGAGCATGACATCTCTAGCAGCTGGTTCGTCTCAGATGCCACTTTGATGGAAGCGCTTGAAGAGGCGTCGACCGTTGCAAGCGCAAAGAAGATCGTCGCGAGTCATCTCCATGAAAGCCGCGACCGCTGGGCAAAACTCTTTGCCCGATCAGCGCTTATCCTGCGCCATGACTGCAACGCCCCGCCTGACGCGTGGATGAGCTTTGCCGCTCTCGGCCAGGCACTGGAAGATGGACGAGAGATCAAGAACATGCCCGTCTTTGAGGACATCCTCCGGCAAACGTTGGAGGCCGCAGCGGCGCGCGCACTGGAAGACGATGAAACGGAGTGGGACAATGAAGGTTCCGAGCCGCCTGACATCGAGCCTGAGCGGAAGGGCGAGTTGGCCAAGTTACTCAAGGGCAGCCCGCTCAACCCGGATCAGATTGATGGCTACCTAACCGCTGTTTTGATCGCGCCAGAATTCTCATCACCCAATGAGTGGCTAATGCCGCTGATGGACGGAATCGAGGTGAAGGGCCACGGTTCCGTTCAACGTATCTTTGACATCGTTATGTTGCGATATGGCGCGCTGAACGAGGCTGTGACCCTCGGCGAGATCGGTGGAGACCTCCGAGACCTGCCCCCGAAACGTTTTCAAGCTTGGACCGAAGGCTTCGCGCAGGCGGTAGATGGCATCAAGGGTGCTTGGCCGAAAAGAGCACTGAGCCGCGATGACAAACAGGTCCTCAGTATGATCCGAAGCTCCGCCAGTGATAGTCCAATACCAACCTTGAAGCCGCTCCTGCCCAGCTGGCTCCAGATGACTGCCGTCAAATGGCAGGAAATTTTGTGA
- a CDS encoding type II toxin-antitoxin system ParD family antitoxin, with amino-acid sequence MVTLNVVLTESQDELVQGLISSGRYQNASEALRAGLRLLEREEAGLIELRNGLRLGLAQIESGDLAEGTGADAIRRAFGKGRSGT; translated from the coding sequence ATGGTTACACTCAATGTCGTACTGACAGAGTCCCAAGATGAGCTGGTGCAAGGCCTGATTTCGTCGGGACGATACCAAAATGCGAGCGAAGCTCTGCGCGCAGGTTTACGGCTTCTTGAGCGCGAGGAAGCTGGTTTGATCGAGCTTCGAAATGGATTGCGGCTGGGTCTCGCACAGATCGAATCTGGAGACCTCGCCGAAGGGACCGGGGCCGACGCCATTCGACGTGCCTTTGGTAAGGGCCGTTCGGGAACTTGA
- a CDS encoding type II toxin-antitoxin system RelE/ParE family toxin, translated as MTRSFRLTRKAEDSLVDIARWTIEQFGARQADLYETELVARCEALARGDAVSRSCAILVDDEMELRYVRAGEHFVVFLERSAEVLVVDILHSRSDLPRHIAALGALKNDGSN; from the coding sequence TTGACCCGTTCATTTAGACTGACAAGGAAGGCTGAAGACAGCTTGGTCGATATCGCGCGTTGGACGATTGAGCAGTTTGGTGCACGACAGGCCGATCTCTATGAGACCGAACTGGTCGCGAGATGCGAAGCACTTGCGCGCGGTGATGCCGTATCGCGTAGTTGTGCCATCCTTGTCGATGACGAAATGGAGTTGCGCTACGTGAGGGCAGGAGAGCATTTTGTCGTATTCTTGGAACGCTCTGCTGAGGTGTTGGTTGTGGATATCTTGCATTCGCGAAGCGATTTACCCCGCCACATCGCTGCTTTGGGAGCACTCAAAAATGACGGGTCGAACTAG
- a CDS encoding tyrosine-type recombinase/integrase: protein MYEKSHLTHSDKLNDAPDDERDQEKNDGISLPIHVAGSGTLDRLVDTARDYARQATSENTNKAYKKDWAHFSSWCRRRGADPLPPSPELVGLYIANCAAPDTKTPALSVSTIERRLSGLAWQYQKRGIILDRKDRHIATVLAGIKRKHASPPVQKEAILRDDILAMVATLPYDLRGLRDRSILLLGYAGGLRRSEIVSLDVHKDDTPDSEGWIDILDQGALLTLNAKTGWREVEIGRGSSNQTCPVHALEHWLHFAKIGFGPVFVRTSRDCTKALEARLSDKHVARLIKQTVLDAGIRSHLPEKERIALFSGHSLRAGLASSAEVDERYVQKHLGHASAEMTRRYQRRRDRFRVNLTKAAGL, encoded by the coding sequence ATGTACGAAAAATCGCATTTAACGCACTCTGATAAGCTCAACGATGCTCCTGACGACGAGAGAGATCAAGAAAAAAACGATGGGATCAGCCTTCCCATACATGTCGCTGGCTCGGGCACCCTCGATCGTCTTGTCGATACCGCGCGCGATTATGCCCGCCAAGCGACGTCCGAGAACACCAACAAGGCCTATAAGAAGGACTGGGCTCATTTCTCCAGCTGGTGCCGCAGACGTGGTGCCGACCCCCTGCCCCCGTCTCCAGAACTGGTCGGCCTCTACATTGCCAACTGCGCGGCACCAGATACCAAGACCCCAGCCCTGTCCGTGAGTACGATCGAGCGCCGCCTGTCTGGTCTCGCCTGGCAATACCAGAAACGTGGCATCATCCTTGATCGTAAGGATCGCCATATCGCGACCGTACTGGCCGGGATCAAACGCAAACATGCCAGCCCGCCGGTGCAGAAAGAAGCCATCCTACGCGATGACATTCTGGCCATGGTCGCTACCCTGCCCTACGACCTGCGTGGGCTGCGCGATCGGTCTATCCTGCTTCTGGGCTATGCGGGCGGGTTGCGGCGTTCCGAGATCGTCAGCCTTGACGTCCATAAGGACGACACACCGGACTCGGAAGGATGGATTGATATTCTTGACCAGGGCGCCCTGCTCACGCTCAACGCAAAGACCGGATGGCGCGAAGTGGAAATCGGTCGGGGATCGAGCAACCAGACCTGCCCTGTGCATGCGCTGGAACACTGGCTGCACTTTGCCAAGATCGGTTTTGGTCCTGTGTTCGTCCGCACGTCCCGTGATTGCACGAAGGCTCTGGAGGCGCGGCTCAGTGACAAACACGTCGCGCGGCTCATTAAGCAAACAGTGCTGGATGCTGGCATCCGGTCCCACCTCCCCGAAAAAGAACGCATCGCGCTGTTCTCGGGCCACTCCCTGCGCGCCGGCCTCGCGAGTTCTGCCGAAGTTGACGAACGCTACGTCCAGAAACACCTCGGCCACGCGTCAGCCGAGATGACCCGCCGCTACCAACGCCGCCGCGATCGGTTCCGTGTCAACCTGACCAAGGCTGCAGGCCTGTAA
- a CDS encoding DUF1403 family protein, with the protein MTSNLNMHDTAAETVSHMPAWVTSARAQVLEDVAFLSGAALATLQLVLGRQDVPQTLLRARLALSAAEACVAFSGRPERARDLRDAVHLLRPGDLPGPAGEVYLCWQRAVERPVSIKALHRALPLQSPDKIARWLDAPSTSLARTPIAQATQVLEAVLTQSSRAEMSGLILADAALSKALGWGHIVPLLASGLKRSDLRKRGDDLRLACHRAVTACAADAVRTANDLAQRTARLNAVAPKLRAKGAGAALALFLTLDAVTPAALSSLNSDRAARRFCDRLFGLGAIRELTGRDTFRLYGV; encoded by the coding sequence ATGACATCCAATCTGAACATGCATGACACTGCTGCAGAAACAGTATCCCATATGCCGGCTTGGGTCACCTCTGCACGCGCGCAGGTCCTTGAAGATGTGGCGTTTTTGTCAGGGGCCGCACTCGCAACACTGCAACTCGTGCTAGGTCGTCAAGACGTGCCTCAGACCTTGCTGCGCGCCCGTTTGGCGTTGTCTGCAGCTGAGGCCTGCGTGGCCTTTTCGGGCCGTCCAGAACGGGCAAGGGATCTACGCGACGCGGTGCACTTGCTGCGACCTGGCGATTTACCCGGGCCAGCAGGCGAGGTCTACCTGTGCTGGCAGCGCGCGGTTGAGCGGCCTGTTTCAATCAAGGCGTTGCACCGGGCTTTGCCACTGCAGTCGCCAGATAAGATTGCCCGTTGGCTTGATGCGCCCAGCACGAGCCTTGCCCGCACGCCGATCGCGCAGGCAACGCAGGTGCTGGAGGCAGTTTTGACCCAAAGCTCGCGCGCAGAAATGTCAGGCCTGATCCTTGCAGATGCGGCGCTGTCAAAGGCCTTAGGCTGGGGCCATATCGTGCCGCTCCTCGCGTCAGGTTTAAAGCGCAGCGATTTGCGTAAACGAGGCGATGACCTGCGGCTTGCCTGTCATCGGGCGGTGACTGCATGCGCCGCAGACGCTGTGCGGACGGCGAACGATCTTGCACAGAGGACTGCGCGCTTGAACGCCGTCGCGCCCAAGCTGCGGGCGAAGGGGGCAGGTGCTGCGCTCGCGTTGTTCCTGACGTTGGACGCGGTGACACCTGCTGCGTTGTCATCGCTCAACTCGGATCGCGCGGCGCGGCGGTTTTGTGACCGGCTCTTCGGACTAGGGGCCATACGTGAATTGACGGGGCGTGACACGTTCCGCCTGTACGGGGTCTGA
- the scpB gene encoding SMC-Scp complex subunit ScpB, whose protein sequence is MAKDSPDLDRELIDLPPELRWREWMRRVEAVLFASASPVSRDALGRVVGQAASVDLLVEDLSAELAERSYEIACVADAWMLRTRTAYAPVIRAAANVSDQALDLSEFDVAVLAAVAYHQPVTRDGLKDIFGKEISRDLIGRLHVRKLIATGPRSPRRGAPYTFVTTQQFLLAFDLESLRDLPDREQLDDAGIVGTPMAQ, encoded by the coding sequence ATGGCAAAGGATAGCCCCGATCTTGATCGTGAGTTGATCGACCTGCCACCCGAGTTGCGTTGGCGGGAATGGATGCGGCGGGTTGAGGCGGTTCTGTTTGCCAGCGCGTCGCCAGTTTCGCGCGATGCTCTGGGACGCGTCGTGGGGCAGGCGGCCTCGGTCGATCTGCTGGTTGAAGATCTATCAGCAGAGCTCGCGGAACGTTCCTATGAAATCGCCTGCGTCGCGGACGCTTGGATGTTGCGCACCCGCACGGCTTACGCACCGGTAATCCGAGCAGCTGCCAACGTGAGTGACCAAGCGCTAGACCTCAGTGAGTTCGATGTCGCGGTGCTCGCCGCCGTCGCCTATCACCAGCCGGTCACCCGTGACGGGCTCAAGGATATATTTGGCAAAGAAATTAGTCGTGATCTGATTGGGCGTCTGCACGTGCGAAAATTGATCGCGACGGGTCCCCGTAGCCCTCGACGGGGTGCGCCCTACACGTTCGTAACGACGCAACAGTTCCTCTTAGCCTTTGATTTGGAAAGCCTGCGGGACCTTCCAGATCGCGAGCAGCTGGACGATGCTGGGATCGTTGGGACGCCGATGGCGCAATGA
- a CDS encoding WGR domain-containing protein, whose product MRINDTSLDFQVCLEKINHIKRQRRFYLLGVMRTLFGEWCLVREWGRIGAAGGQSKRTYFASRQDCEAELQKIKSTKARRGYATIPIQLELF is encoded by the coding sequence ATGAGGATAAATGATACATCTCTGGATTTTCAGGTTTGCCTTGAGAAGATCAATCACATCAAGCGGCAGCGCCGGTTCTATCTGCTGGGCGTCATGCGCACATTGTTTGGCGAATGGTGCCTTGTCCGGGAATGGGGACGCATTGGCGCGGCGGGTGGTCAGAGCAAGAGAACTTACTTTGCATCGCGTCAGGATTGCGAAGCGGAATTGCAAAAGATCAAATCAACCAAAGCCAGGCGGGGCTATGCCACGATCCCAATTCAGCTCGAGCTGTTTTGA
- a CDS encoding IS3 family transposase: MGQHRRNYTDDYKAAAVERLYEPGATQGSVAKELGITGTQLKTWRLEIEAFGSVEAKRRQQADAAELLHLRKDNKRLAEEVEILHKASAFFRGAGGETMTNKRAFVTAHKAQYAVSILCRLLEISRGWFYGFPASQPARDQRQANRDARDQALLPKIKTFFKASKKCYGSKRIHQDLLADSEVVSERRVARIMKEHKVSPLLRKRRKPITTDSNHKLKPSPNLLEQKFHSQTPNAVWLADITYIDTDEGWLYLAGVKDMTTREIVGWAMEDHMRAELCCAALEMALGRRGPVPGLIHHSDRGGQYAGGDYRKLIKKAKLTQSMSRKGQCLDNAPMESFFASLKKEMVHQRRFRTHAEAKAAIFEYIEVFYNRQRRHSGVGYKTPKQAFEDMTWKMAA, from the coding sequence ATGGGACAACATCGACGCAATTATACAGACGATTATAAGGCAGCTGCAGTTGAGCGGTTATATGAGCCTGGTGCGACGCAAGGCAGCGTTGCCAAGGAGCTTGGGATCACTGGGACGCAGCTGAAGACGTGGCGCTTGGAAATTGAGGCGTTTGGCTCAGTTGAAGCCAAACGGCGTCAGCAGGCGGATGCGGCTGAATTGCTCCACCTTCGCAAAGACAACAAGCGGCTTGCTGAGGAAGTGGAGATTTTGCACAAAGCATCCGCTTTTTTTCGCGGCGCGGGCGGTGAAACCATGACGAACAAGCGTGCTTTCGTCACCGCCCATAAAGCTCAATACGCGGTTTCAATATTATGCCGTCTTCTAGAGATATCCCGGGGCTGGTTCTACGGGTTCCCAGCCAGTCAGCCTGCACGTGATCAGCGTCAAGCTAATCGCGACGCTCGGGATCAGGCGTTGCTTCCCAAGATAAAAACCTTCTTCAAGGCCAGTAAGAAATGTTATGGATCAAAGCGTATTCACCAAGACTTACTGGCGGATAGTGAGGTCGTCTCCGAGCGCCGTGTTGCGAGAATAATGAAGGAACACAAGGTGTCCCCGCTTCTTCGCAAGCGTAGAAAGCCAATCACAACGGACAGCAATCATAAGCTGAAGCCATCCCCAAACTTGTTGGAACAGAAATTCCACAGCCAGACGCCTAATGCCGTTTGGCTGGCGGATATCACCTATATCGACACGGACGAAGGCTGGCTTTATCTGGCTGGCGTGAAGGACATGACCACGCGTGAGATCGTCGGTTGGGCGATGGAGGATCACATGCGTGCGGAGCTTTGCTGCGCCGCCCTCGAGATGGCTCTGGGACGCAGAGGCCCGGTTCCGGGATTGATACACCACTCCGATAGGGGCGGCCAATATGCTGGCGGGGACTATCGCAAGCTGATCAAAAAGGCGAAACTCACTCAATCCATGAGCCGCAAGGGCCAATGCCTCGACAATGCGCCGATGGAAAGCTTCTTTGCTTCATTGAAAAAGGAGATGGTTCACCAGCGGCGCTTTAGAACACACGCTGAGGCCAAGGCCGCCATCTTCGAATACATTGAGGTCTTCTACAACCGCCAGCGCCGTCATTCAGGCGTCGGCTACAAAACGCCAAAACAGGCTTTCGAAGATATGACTTGGAAAATGGCAGCATAG
- a CDS encoding transposase, with the protein MTKRKNHSPDFKAKVALEAIREEMAMAELSKKYGVHPTQIGTWKRAVIENMSTAFTRRGSIPEQVSIADVDFPQTGLKPPASSRSALA; encoded by the coding sequence ATGACGAAACGAAAGAACCACTCGCCCGATTTCAAAGCCAAGGTTGCGCTTGAAGCGATCCGCGAAGAAATGGCGATGGCGGAGTTATCGAAGAAGTACGGCGTTCACCCGACCCAGATCGGCACATGGAAACGCGCGGTGATTGAGAACATGTCGACGGCATTTACGCGCCGAGGTTCCATTCCTGAGCAGGTGAGCATTGCAGACGTTGACTTTCCACAAACGGGATTAAAGCCACCGGCTTCCAGCCGGTCCGCTTTAGCGTAA
- a CDS encoding IS66 family transposase, translated as MAILTEGLAFHERQDPLARRTGARGRKARRPGHNLLVRLRDYRDDVLRFLTDFTVPFTNNQAERDLRMMKLRMKISGTFRTLEGAQVFADIRSVISTVRKHGGNILETLTLSPQQIIARP; from the coding sequence ATGGCGATCCTCACCGAGGGCCTCGCCTTCCATGAGCGACAAGACCCACTGGCTAGACGCACTGGTGCGCGAGGCCGAAAAGCCAGGCGGCCAGGCCATAACCTTCTGGTCCGCTTGCGCGACTACCGTGATGACGTCCTAAGGTTCCTTACGGACTTCACAGTTCCCTTCACCAACAATCAGGCCGAACGGGACCTGCGCATGATGAAGTTGCGCATGAAAATCTCGGGAACTTTCCGCACCCTCGAGGGCGCGCAGGTCTTCGCTGACATCAGATCCGTCATCTCGACGGTCAGAAAACACGGGGGCAATATCCTCGAAACACTCACCCTATCACCACAACAGATCATCGCTCGGCCCTAA